In Trichomycterus rosablanca isolate fTriRos1 chromosome 20, fTriRos1.hap1, whole genome shotgun sequence, one DNA window encodes the following:
- the pds5b gene encoding sister chromatid cohesion protein PDS5 homolog B, translated as MAHSKNRATDGKITYPPGVKEISDKISKEEMVRRLKMVVKTFMDMDQDSEEEKELYLNLALHLASDFFLKHPDKDVRLLVACCLADIFRIYAPEAPYTSPEKLKDIFMFITRQLKGLEDTKSAQFNRYFYLLENIAWVKSYNICFELEDSNEIFTQLYRTLFQVINNGHNQKVHMHMVDLMSSIVCEGDSVSQELLDTVLVNLVPAHKNLNKQAYDLAKALLKRTAQAIEPYITNFFNQVLMLGKTSVSDLSEHVFDLILELYNIDSHLLLSVLPQLEFKLKSNDNDERLQVVKLLAKMFGAKDSELASQNKPLWQCYLGRFNDIHVPIRLECVKFASHCLMNHPDLAKDLTEFLKVRSHDPEEAIRHDVIVSIVTASKKDLSLVNDQLLNFVRERTLDKRWRVRKEAMMGLAQIYKKYSLQAEAGKEASKQVAWIKDKLLHIYYQNSIDDRLLVERIFAQYMVPHNLETTERMKCLYYLYATLDTNAVKALNEMWKCQNMLRNHVKDLLDLVKQPKSDNYNKAVFSKVMVITRHLPDPGKAQDFVKKLAQVLEEDDKIRKQLETLVSPTCSCKQAEVCVKDITKKLGSPKQPSNPFLEMVKFLLERIAPVHIDTESISALIKQVNKSIEGTADDDDEGVPTEQAIRAGLELLKVLSFTHPISFHSAETFESLLGCLKMDDEKVAEAALQIFKNTGGKLEESFPHIKSVLLPVLQQKAKKGPPRQAKYAIRCIHAMFSNRDTHFAQIFEPLHKSLDTDNMEQLITPLTTLGHLAMLAPEQFAGPLKSLVANFIVKDLLMNDRMPGKKTTKLWVPDDEVSPETLTKIQGIKLMVRWLLGVKNNQSKSGNSTLRMLTAILNSDGDLTEQGRMGKPDMSRLRLAAGCAILRLAQEPCYHEIITLEQYQLCALVINDECYQVRQAFAQKLHKGLCRLRLPLEYLAVFALCAKDPVKERRAHARQCLVKNINLRREYLKQHAAVSEKLISLLPEYVVPYTIHLLAHDPDYVKVQDIEQLKDIKEALWFILEILMSKNENNSHAFIRKMVENIKQTKDGQCPDDAKMNEKLYTVCDVAMNIVISKSTTYSLESPKDPVLPSRYFTQPDKNFSNTKNYLPSEMKTLFTPGKPKSANVLGAVNKPLSATGKLQTKLSRMETISNASSNSNPSSPGRSKGRLDSGDVDHSENEDISIKSPSEVEKPTRGRKRGAASNQEDKAPESKAKRGRKKANTSMEESEEQWGEDSSMVDTTMEMEDEQNSPPKRGRRGRPPKSASNKDETPSKGRRGRRKAAPPPEEEEEENDAEQGAEGEDEEEDAGSENIEVKPKGRRGRKPRAEVSEAAKDSVESTPQKRRGRPPKSQTAAKKTGGGRTKAAVSQEESEEEMEMSHHSEEEAEEEQDLSPKVRRKAGRRDRR; from the exons ATGGCTCACTCCAAGAATCGAGCCACAGATGGCAAGATCACCTACCCGCCGGGGGTGAAGGAGATCTCTGATAAAATCTCAAAGGAGGAGATGGTGCGGAGGCTTAAG ATGGTGGTGAAGACATTTATGGACATGGACCAGGACTCTGAGGAGGAGAAGGAACTGTACCTGAATCTTGCCCTGCACCTGGCCTCAGATTTCTTTTTAAAGCACCCAGATAAAGATGTCAGACTTCTGGTGGCCTGTTGTCTGGCCGATATTTTCCGCATTTATGCACCAGAGGCGCCCTACACATCACCAGAAAAGTTGAAG GATATCTTCATGTTCATAACTCGACAACTAAAAGGATTGGAGGACACTAAAAGCGCTCAGTTCAATCGATATTTCTACTTACTGGAG AATATCGCCTGGGTAAAATCTTACAACATCTGCTTTGAATTGGAGGACAGCAATGAAATATTTACTCAACTGTACAGAACGCTGTTCCAAGTAATCAA caATGGGCACAATCAAAAGGTGCACATGCACATGGTGGACCTGATGAGCTCGATCGTCTGTGAGGGAGACTCAGTCTCTCAAGAACTTCTGGACACCGTCCTAGTCAACTTGGTTCCAGCACACAAG aaTCTGAACAAACAAGCGTATGACCTGGCCAAAGCTTTGCTGAAGAGAACTGCACAGGCCATCGAGCCCTACATAACGAAT TTCTTTAATCAGGTGCTGATGCTGGGGAAGACGTCCGTAAGTGACCTGTCAGAGCACGTGTTTGATTTAATCCTGGAGCTCTACAACATCGACAGCCATCTACTCCTGTCTGTTCTGCCTCAGCTTGAGTTCAAACTGAAG AGCAACGATAATGATGAACGCCTTCAAGTTGTGAAGCTGCTGGCAAAGATGTTTGGGGCAAAGGATTCAGAGCTCGCCTCCCAGAACAAACCTCTCTGGCAGTGCTACCTTGGAAG GTTTAACGATATCCATGTTCCTATTCGACTGGAGTGTGTGAAGTTTGCCAGCCATTGCCTGATGAATCATCCTGACTTGGCTAAAGATCTCACAG AGTTCCTGAAAGTGCGGTCCCACGATCCAGAGGAAGCCATTCGACATGATGTCATCGTTTCCATAGTGACCGCTTCCAAAAAGGACCTTTCACTCGTCAACGATCAATTGCTGAACTTTGTCCGAGAGAGGACGCTCGACAAGAGG TGGAGGGTGAGAAAAGAAGCAATGATGGGCCTCGCACAGATTTATAAGAAATATTCGCTGCAGGCAGAAGCCGGGAAGGAAGCATCCAAGCAGGTTGCCTGGATCAAAGATAAACTGCTGCACATCTACTACCAAAACAGCATAGATGACCG GTTGCTTGTGGAGAGAATCTTTGCTCAGTACATGGTTCCTCATAATCTCGAGACTACAGAACGGATGAAGTGTTTGTATTATCTGTATGCTACGCTGGATACTAATGCAGTAAA AGCTCTAAATGAGATGTGGAAGTGCCAGAACATGTTGAGAAACCATGTGAAAGATCTGCTGGATTTGGTcaaacagccaaaa tcGGACAATTACAACAAAGCAGTCTTCTCAAAGGTCATGGTCATCACAA GGCATCTGCCAGATCCAGGCAAGGCACAAGACTTTGTGAAGAAGCTGGCACAGGTTCTGGAAGAGGATGACAAAATCAGGAAGCAGCTGGAGACGCTCGTCAGCCCCACCTGCTCCTGCAAGCAGGCTGAAGTCTGTGTG AAAGACATCACTAAAAAGCTGGGCAGCCCCAAGCAGCCCAGTAACCCCTTTCTAGAGATGGTGAAGTTCTTACTGGAGAGGATCGCTCCTGTTCATATCGACACAGAGTCTATCAG TGCACTTATCAAACAAGTAAACAAGTCAATAGAGGGAACGGCAGATGACGACGACGAAGGTGTGCCTACCGAGCAAGCTATCAGAGCTGGTCTGGAGCTCCTGAAG gtTTTGTCCTTCACCCACCCTATTTCCTTTCACTCGGCTGAGACGTTTGAGTCTCTTCTTGGCTGCTTGAAAATGGACGATGAGAAAGTGGCTGAGGCTGCACTGCAGATCTTCAAAAACACTGGTGGAAAACTAGAAGAGAGCTTTCCACACATCAAGTC GGTTCTTTTACCAGTTCTGCAGCAGAAAGCCAAAAAGGGCCCTCCCCGGCAGGCCAAGTATGCCATCCGTTGCATCCATGCCATGTTCTCCAATAGAGACACCCACTTTGCACAGATTTTTGAG CCTCTGCATAAAAGTCTGGACACTGACAACATGGAGCAGCTAATTACTCCCCTCACTACGCTCGGCCACCTGGCTATGCTGGCGCCTGAGCAGTTTGCAGGACCTCTCAAGTCCTTGGTGGCCAATTTTATCGTCAAAGATCTTCTAATGAATGACCGA ATGCCTGGCAAGAAAACCACAAAGCTTTGGGTTCCAGATGATGAAGTTTCCCCTGAAACACTGACTAAG ATCCAGGGCATTAAGTTAATGGTACGGTGGCTGCTTGGGGTGAAGAATAACCAGAGCAAGTCTGGGAACTCAACACTGAGGATGCTAACTGCTATACTGAACAGTGATGGTGACCTGACAGAACAGGGCAGGATGGG GAAGCCTGACATGTCACGTCTGCGCCTGGCTGCTGGCTGTGCCATTCTGCGTCTGGCTCAAGAGCCGTGCTACCATGAGATCATCACCCTGGAGCAGTACCAGCTTTGTGCTCTTGTCATCAAT GATGAGTGTTACCAGGTGCGCCAGGCCTTTGCTCAGAAGCTGCACAAGGGCCTGTGCCGACTGCGGTTGCCGCTGGAGTATCTAgctgtgtttgctctgtgtgcTAAAGACCCAGTGAAGGAGCGCAGGGCTCACGCTCGGCAGTGCCTGGTCAAAAACATCAACCTGCGCAGAGAATACCTGAAGCAACATGCTGCAGTTAGTG AAAAGCTGATCTCTCTCCTGCCTGAATACGTGGTGCCGTACACCATCCATCTGCTGGCGCATGACCCGGACTACGTCAAAGTACAAGACATCGAGCAGCTCAAAGACATCAAAGA gGCCTTATGGTTTATTCTGGAGATCCTGATGTCCAAAAATGAAAACAACAGTCACGCTTTTATTAGAAAAATGGTAGAGAACATCAAACAGACAAAGGACGGCCAGTGTCCTGATGATGCCAAAATGAATGAG AAACTGTACACGGTCTGTGATGTGGCCATGAACATCGTCATCTCCAAAAGCACCACATACAGTCTGGAGTCACCGAAAGACCCTGTACTGCCATCACGCTACTTTACCCAACCTGACAAG AACTTCAGCAACACGAAAAATTATCTTCCTTCTGAGATGAAGACATTGTTTACCCCTGGAAAG CCTAAATCAGCTAATGTATTGGGTGCTGTGAACAAACCATTATCAGCTACAGGCAAACTGCAGACTAAGCTCTCGCGCATGGAGACCATTAGCAATGCCAGCAGCAATTCCAACCCTAGTTCGCCTGGTCGCAGTAAAGGAAG ATTGGACTCTGGGGACGTAGACCACAGTGAGAACGAGGACATCTCAATAAAAAGCCCATCTGAAGTAGAGAAGCCCACCAGAGGGCGCAAGCGAGGGGCAGCCTCAAACCAGGAGGACAAGGCCCCAGAGTCAAAGGCCAAACGTGGTCGTAAGAAAGCCAACACCAGCATGGAGGAGTCTGAGGAACAGTGGGGGGAGGACAGCAGCATGGTCGACACCACCATGGAAATGGAGGATGAGCAGAACAGCCCACCCAAAAGGGGGCGACGTGGACGGCCTCCCAAATCCGCATCCAACAAGGATGAGACTCCCAGCAAGGGCAGGAGAGGACGCAGGAAGGCAGCACCCCCTCcagaggaggaagaggaagaaAACGATGCAGAGCAAGGGGCTGAGGGAGAGGACGAGGAGGAAGATGCAGGCAGTGAGAATATCGAAGTAAAGCCTAAAGGCAGACGAGGTCGCAAGCCAAG AGCGGAGGTGTCAGAAGCCGCCAAGGATTCAGTTGAGTCCACGCCACAGAAAAGAAGAGGGCGACCTCCAAAATCACAAACGGCAGCTAAAAAAACAGG TGGTGGAAGAACCAAGGCAGCAGTTAGTCAGGAGGAGTCCGAAGAGGAGATGGAGATGTCGCATCATAGTGAAGAGGAAGCAGAAGAGGAGCAAGACCTCTCACCTAAA